In Paludibaculum fermentans, the genomic stretch GGCGATCGCTTGAGCCGTCCCATTTCCAACCAGATCCAACCCTGGCCAGCTCCGGAATGGTCACCGGCAGCCGGCGGATCACATGGCGTGCCGCCAGCCGGCCCCGGTGCAACAGCGAGTGCCCGCAGCCAGCCAGCGTCACAGTATCACGACGGACTCCCGCTGTCACCCGGGGCTTGCGGCGGGGCCTGCAGATGCCATTCTCACTGAGCGGCACTTGCCTCGCAGCTCCTAGTTCGACTCGTCCTGAAATCAGCGGCGCCTGGCTTGCGCGTCACTAAATCCGCAGCCGGACTTCACCTCGTGCGTTCCAGCTTCAGCCCGAAACCGTACTCCGCCAGGCCAGGTATCGTCACCGGCAGCTTGCCGTTCACTTCCAGTTCGCCCGCCAGCGCCTTGACCACCGCGGTCTCCGCGGGCGCCACCGTTGTGTAGGTCGCCAGGTAGGCCGGTACATTCGGATAGGTCCTGAGCAGATAGGGATTCCCGAACGCCACGAAGACCACCGGCCTGCTGCCGGCCAGTAGCTTCTCCACGAATCCGGGATAGTTGCCGGCCAGTGCGACGTTGCCGCGATAGGCGTTGGCCGTGACATACGCCTCCACCACCACCGTGTCACACGACGCCGCGGCCTGCGCCAAATGATCGAACTCCTCCTGCGGCAACTGGGGATCCAGGAGCTGCACTTTCGCGCCGCGCAGGCCCGCGCGCAACTGGTCCGCCAGATCGCGGCCCTGCGTCGAAAAACGGCCGGCAGCCAATATGTAGTGGCAACTCGCGCCCGGATTCCGCAGAGGCAGCAGGCCGCCTTCATTCTTCACCAGCGTGAGAGCCTTCTCCGCCACGCGTTGCGCGATCTCTTCGTCTTCCGGAGAATCGATCGCGTCGCTCAGCGTCTCCACATCCACCAGCTTCTTCTTGTTCAGGCCCACGTGCACTTTGGCATTCAGGATCTTCAGCACCGAGGCATCGATCCGCTTCTGCGTTAGCCGCCCGCTCTTCACCGCGGCCAGGATGGCCCGCACGCTCTCCTGGGCATTGGCCGGCACCAGCAGTAGATCCGCTCCTGCTTCCAGTGCGCGCACGGCCGACTCGCCCGCCGGGAACTGGCTCGTCAATCCCTGCATGTTCATGGCATCTGTCACGGCGATGCCTTTGAAGCCCAGTTCCTCCCGCAGCAAGCCGGTGAGGATGTTCTTCGACACAGTGGCCGGCAGCTTTTCCGGCTCATACGCGGGCACATGCAGGTGGGCGCTCATCACTCCATCCACGCCGGCTTCGATTGCCGCCTTGAAGGGAACCAGCTCCACCTGCTCCATGCGTTCCTTCGAGGCAGTGACGACACCCAGCCCCATGTGCGTATCAGTGACCGTGTCTCCGTGGCCCGGAAAGTGCTTCACCGTCGTCAGGACATGGTTCTTTGGGTCGCTCTTCGCCCCTTCCAGGAAGGCCTTCACATGCGCCGCCACCACCTGAGGATTCTCACTGAATGAGCGCGTGTTGATCACCGGATTGTCTGGATTGTTGTTCACATCCGCATCCGGAGCGAACACCCATTGCACACCCATCGCACGCGCCTCCCGCGCCGTCGCCTTGCCCAATTGGAAGGTCGCCTCCA encodes the following:
- a CDS encoding glycoside hydrolase family 3 protein → MRLSVAAMAALLLSGISASGAAVKKKPAPPKPAALPSTGVAQHWLKSMTPAERAAQLLMIHFYGDAPNAKSRAYKQYAAAVRDLKVGGLIVLNRVQNGIVQKADPYQMAAFLNRMQKLAKTPLIVGGDFERGASMRMTSTTQFPHQMAYGAANDLEATFQLGKATAREARAMGVQWVFAPDADVNNNPDNPVINTRSFSENPQVVAAHVKAFLEGAKSDPKNHVLTTVKHFPGHGDTVTDTHMGLGVVTASKERMEQVELVPFKAAIEAGVDGVMSAHLHVPAYEPEKLPATVSKNILTGLLREELGFKGIAVTDAMNMQGLTSQFPAGESAVRALEAGADLLLVPANAQESVRAILAAVKSGRLTQKRIDASVLKILNAKVHVGLNKKKLVDVETLSDAIDSPEDEEIAQRVAEKALTLVKNEGGLLPLRNPGASCHYILAAGRFSTQGRDLADQLRAGLRGAKVQLLDPQLPQEEFDHLAQAAASCDTVVVEAYVTANAYRGNVALAGNYPGFVEKLLAGSRPVVFVAFGNPYLLRTYPNVPAYLATYTTVAPAETAVVKALAGELEVNGKLPVTIPGLAEYGFGLKLERTR